A genome region from Arachidicoccus soli includes the following:
- a CDS encoding family 43 glycosylhydrolase, whose protein sequence is MNKHLTYFVKVVLASMPAVFFTNLLAAQAGNIKNDVFWNTEDGKPIYSQGGGIFKFADPTTGAKKYYWYGVHYKEAGAYRENPSITQHSVTFESVTCYSSIDLVHWKFEGDVLTKEEIRKHSQRPTWLGRLGVAYIKKLKKYALFVQHGNGVLIAVSNSPVGAFKWYQQISMKNIIGTPNTGDQTVFTDDNGKSYLIYSYGRGRSKIYVSEIGVKNGMVNLLDCTEVYRGVGREGNCMFKYNGKYYMCASNLYGWNASHAYYLVADNIRGPYKPTNNMLVMNGCADDYAHITQTGFFYTVEGSKQEAVIFCGDRWADFAGNGWGYNQWCPLSFDGDTPYFNSLSSWDLDAKTGTWKVADDNNYVKNGSFEADRNKIPSNFKPVQEQLTGWETSVIKGDRISTENEQSPQLNYFNTEDDRKMVIGEKSLNISDNVDFERKVSQTIASNPFVKLKEGYYQLVAKVKNSSGFSKLQMYALVDGKMLAYSIKNENASWKEIELNQIPISNGKVEIGFLAEGKANASCQVDDVSLERTGQ, encoded by the coding sequence ATGAATAAGCACCTTACATACTTTGTGAAGGTAGTTTTAGCAAGTATGCCAGCTGTGTTTTTTACTAATTTGTTAGCTGCGCAGGCAGGGAATATAAAGAATGATGTTTTTTGGAATACAGAGGATGGCAAGCCTATATATAGTCAGGGCGGGGGGATTTTTAAATTTGCCGATCCAACCACAGGTGCAAAGAAATATTATTGGTATGGCGTTCATTATAAAGAGGCCGGTGCGTATCGCGAAAACCCTTCAATTACACAGCATTCTGTTACGTTTGAATCGGTTACCTGTTATAGCTCCATAGATTTAGTGCATTGGAAATTTGAAGGCGATGTTTTAACAAAAGAGGAAATCAGGAAGCATTCTCAAAGACCCACTTGGCTTGGCCGTTTGGGTGTTGCTTATATTAAAAAATTAAAGAAGTATGCCTTATTTGTGCAGCATGGAAATGGAGTATTGATTGCCGTTTCAAATTCTCCGGTAGGAGCGTTTAAATGGTATCAGCAAATCAGTATGAAAAATATAATTGGTACGCCAAACACGGGTGATCAAACTGTTTTCACGGATGATAATGGCAAATCTTATCTTATATATTCTTATGGCCGTGGAAGAAGCAAAATTTATGTTTCTGAAATTGGGGTGAAAAATGGAATGGTAAATTTATTAGATTGCACAGAAGTCTATCGGGGTGTAGGTCGTGAGGGGAATTGCATGTTTAAATACAATGGAAAATATTACATGTGTGCTTCCAATTTATATGGTTGGAATGCATCACACGCTTATTATTTAGTGGCAGACAATATTCGGGGGCCCTATAAACCAACCAATAATATGTTGGTGATGAATGGTTGCGCTGATGATTATGCGCATATAACACAGACAGGTTTCTTCTATACAGTAGAAGGAAGCAAGCAAGAGGCGGTAATATTTTGTGGAGATCGTTGGGCTGATTTTGCAGGGAATGGATGGGGGTATAATCAATGGTGCCCACTGTCTTTTGATGGAGATACGCCTTATTTTAATTCACTTAGCTCTTGGGATTTAGATGCCAAAACAGGAACATGGAAAGTTGCTGATGATAATAATTATGTGAAGAACGGCAGTTTCGAGGCAGATAGAAATAAGATTCCAAGCAATTTTAAACCGGTACAAGAACAATTGACAGGCTGGGAAACTTCTGTTATTAAAGGGGATAGAATCTCGACAGAAAATGAACAATCACCTCAGTTGAATTATTTTAATACAGAAGATGATAGAAAAATGGTGATAGGAGAGAAAAGCCTCAACATAAGTGATAACGTTGATTTCGAAAGAAAGGTTTCGCAGACTATTGCTTCTAATCCTTTTGTGAAATTAAAAGAAGGCTATTATCAATTAGTTGCAAAAGTGAAGAATAGTAGCGGATTTTCTAAGCTGCAAATGTATGCCTTAGTCGATGGCAAAATGCTAGCGTATAGTATTAAGAATGAAAATGCAAGTTGGAAAGAAATTGAACTTAATCAAATTCCAATTAGCAACGGTAAGGTGGAAATAGGTTTCTTGGCCGAAGGAAAGGCAAACGCATCCTGTCAGGTGGATGATGTGTCATTGGAAAGAACAGGGCAATGA
- a CDS encoding glycosyl hydrolase family 28 protein, translated as MNYLKSFFCGFLVLFFSAQLFGQKVLPVRNLTIPKASITANSATLLWDKPVKYKEVKSYEIFQDGKLVGQSSKTNFEAKDLLPNKSYVFLIKAVNKLGELSNASNSVNCKTQLPGEVFNIKDFGAKGDGVTKNTLAIQKAINACTKNGTVLIPAGVFLSGALHLKSDMTLLIAKGGVLKGSEDVNDYLPFIKNRFEGWELKTYASLLNAGTLDHSNGKYNVRNLRICGEGTILGGGSPLGNAMIKAAGLRGRGRLICIMNGKNIDIQGLNVENSPCWTIHYIYCEDVVLHDLNIISTAHNGDGIDPDSSIDSYIFNCTFSTGDDCIAIKSGKNPEGYFIGKPSRNIRITDCNFVKGHSLAIGSEMSGGVSNVFIQDCKIGHLLHGLQIKATKDRGGYVRNVIVRDCDLLQITLYTAVNYNNDGAPAPEIPLFSNMEFSNLNLSAAKSNEVVMDINGFADKAHYTKNILFKNIELPSKSIVHIKNCAHLTFKNVLCNDGQKPQYKIIESDNILN; from the coding sequence ATGAATTATCTAAAATCTTTTTTTTGTGGATTCTTAGTATTGTTTTTCTCCGCTCAATTATTTGGACAGAAAGTGCTTCCTGTAAGAAATCTTACTATTCCAAAAGCAAGTATCACGGCTAATTCAGCAACTTTACTTTGGGATAAACCTGTTAAATATAAAGAAGTGAAGTCTTATGAAATTTTTCAAGATGGTAAACTCGTTGGACAATCCAGTAAAACCAACTTTGAAGCTAAAGATCTTCTGCCAAATAAATCTTACGTGTTTTTGATAAAAGCGGTAAATAAATTGGGAGAACTTTCAAATGCCTCCAATAGTGTAAACTGCAAAACTCAATTACCTGGAGAAGTATTTAATATAAAAGATTTTGGTGCAAAAGGTGACGGTGTTACCAAAAATACGCTCGCTATACAAAAGGCAATAAATGCTTGCACAAAGAATGGTACAGTACTTATTCCTGCCGGTGTATTTTTGAGTGGAGCTTTACACTTAAAAAGCGATATGACTTTATTAATTGCGAAAGGAGGTGTATTAAAAGGAAGCGAAGATGTAAATGATTATCTGCCATTTATTAAAAATAGATTCGAAGGCTGGGAGTTGAAAACTTATGCGAGTTTGTTGAACGCAGGGACTCTGGACCATAGCAATGGAAAATACAATGTTCGCAATCTTCGTATATGCGGAGAAGGCACTATTTTAGGAGGCGGTAGCCCGCTTGGAAATGCCATGATAAAAGCTGCGGGACTTAGAGGACGCGGAAGGTTAATTTGTATAATGAACGGAAAAAATATAGATATACAAGGTCTTAATGTGGAGAACTCTCCTTGCTGGACTATTCATTATATTTATTGTGAAGATGTTGTATTGCACGATTTGAATATCATAAGCACAGCACATAATGGTGATGGAATAGACCCGGACTCTTCCATAGATTCTTATATTTTTAATTGTACGTTTTCAACTGGTGATGATTGTATTGCTATTAAATCTGGCAAAAATCCAGAAGGTTATTTTATAGGGAAGCCATCCAGAAATATACGCATTACAGATTGCAATTTTGTAAAAGGCCATTCGCTTGCTATTGGCAGTGAAATGTCGGGTGGTGTAAGCAATGTTTTTATACAAGATTGCAAAATTGGACATCTTTTGCATGGCCTTCAAATAAAGGCTACCAAAGATCGTGGCGGTTATGTGAGAAATGTGATTGTAAGAGATTGTGATTTGTTGCAAATTACTTTATATACGGCTGTAAACTACAACAATGACGGTGCTCCCGCTCCTGAAATTCCTCTATTTAGCAATATGGAATTTTCTAATCTAAATCTAAGCGCGGCAAAATCCAATGAGGTGGTAATGGATATTAATGGCTTTGCTGATAAAGCGCATTATACCAAAAATATTCTTTTTAAAAATATAGAACTTCCATCAAAGTCGATTGTGCACATAAAGAATTGCGCACATCTAACTTTTAAAAATGTACTTTGTAATGATGGCCAGAAACCTCAATACAAGATCATTGAGTCGGATAATATTCTAAATTGA
- a CDS encoding family 43 glycosylhydrolase → MKLLHKLMGLFFLLLIGKGLLAQKKLKSYNAIISGIPWFDNQGRIVSAHGANIIKENGKYYLFGEAHSDTSNAFVGFNCYSSKDLYNWKFERVALPVQSSGRLGHNRVGERVKVMKCPETGEYIMFMHTDTLSYRDPCICYATSSTINGVYKFEGPLLRNGKPIKKWDMGTFQDNDGVGYLLIHGGDIYKLSRDYKRIVAQVAKNIDPDGESPAMFKRHGIYYYLSSNRTSWERNDNYYFSANSIKGPWHFRGIFAPKGTLTWNAQTTFVLPIQGALDTSYMFMGDRWSFPLQASAATYVWQPISFIDTSISLSNYLDAWQVNNLTGRISQKELCKGTIDSNDKIINYSSHWSALKINDTLFSKRSNVKGASFSIKFDGRQIGFYSLVSSNGGYGKVVLFDKKGHQVLNCIVDMYSKYTASALKFLSPILSKNQYVLTVTVLGKKSNWSDKRKSDYGSTGEFVSIEKAFINN, encoded by the coding sequence ATGAAATTATTACATAAATTAATGGGGCTTTTTTTTCTATTGCTGATTGGCAAGGGTTTGTTGGCACAAAAGAAGTTGAAGTCTTATAATGCGATCATTTCCGGAATTCCATGGTTCGATAATCAAGGTAGAATAGTTAGTGCACATGGCGCCAACATAATTAAAGAGAATGGCAAATATTATCTTTTCGGAGAAGCGCATTCCGATACAAGCAATGCTTTTGTTGGATTTAATTGTTATTCATCCAAAGATTTATACAATTGGAAATTTGAAAGAGTTGCATTGCCAGTTCAAAGTTCTGGCCGCCTGGGTCACAATAGGGTAGGAGAAAGGGTTAAAGTAATGAAATGCCCTGAAACAGGTGAGTATATAATGTTTATGCACACGGATACTTTGTCGTACCGAGACCCATGTATTTGTTATGCGACCTCCTCGACAATCAATGGTGTTTACAAGTTTGAGGGCCCTTTATTGAGGAATGGTAAACCCATTAAGAAATGGGATATGGGGACTTTTCAGGATAATGATGGTGTTGGATATTTATTGATACATGGAGGTGATATTTATAAACTAAGTAGGGATTACAAACGCATCGTTGCACAAGTTGCAAAGAATATTGATCCGGATGGAGAGTCTCCGGCTATGTTTAAGCGGCATGGGATTTATTATTATTTATCCTCTAATAGAACGAGCTGGGAGCGCAATGATAATTATTATTTTTCGGCCAATTCAATTAAAGGACCTTGGCATTTTCGTGGGATTTTTGCACCTAAAGGAACCCTTACTTGGAACGCTCAAACAACTTTTGTCTTGCCTATTCAAGGAGCTTTAGATACTTCCTATATGTTTATGGGAGACAGATGGTCTTTTCCTTTGCAGGCATCCGCTGCGACTTATGTTTGGCAGCCAATTAGTTTCATTGATACATCCATTTCATTATCAAACTACTTAGATGCTTGGCAGGTAAATAATTTGACGGGTAGGATTTCTCAAAAAGAATTGTGTAAAGGAACTATTGACTCTAATGATAAAATAATTAATTATTCCTCCCATTGGTCGGCATTAAAAATCAATGACACATTATTTTCTAAAAGGTCTAATGTCAAAGGCGCTTCTTTTTCTATAAAATTCGATGGTCGGCAAATTGGTTTTTATAGCTTAGTCAGTTCTAATGGTGGCTATGGTAAGGTAGTTTTATTTGATAAAAAAGGACATCAAGTATTAAATTGTATAGTTGATATGTATAGTAAATATACAGCGTCAGCACTTAAATTTTTGAGTCCTATTTTGTCAAAGAATCAGTATGTTTTAACTGTTACTGTTTTGGGTAAAAAATCCAATTGGTCAGATAAAAGAAAATCTGATTATGGAAGTACAGGCGAATTTGTTTCGATTGAGAAGGCTTTTATTAATAATTAA
- a CDS encoding alpha-L-arabinofuranosidase C-terminal domain-containing protein, which translates to MKKGFLIGTMIAIAGSTFCYGQKTMQITLNLNKSGVKVSPTLYGLMTEEINHSYDGGLYGELIQNRIFKDNEKLPSAWSKLEENNDNYSIGLNHQNAINKALTVCLKVNVRKEDKNAGFYNTGFWGIPVKPSTTYKGSFFAKASGTGSSPIKVSIESNDGKTIYASAAITLNSKDWKQYTYTLQTDDNIKETADTRFVIHTPQAGDYYFNLVSLFPPTYHHTPNGNRIDIMEMLKAMNPSFLRLPGGNYLEGDKFSDRFNWEKTIGDLSQRPGHMAPWTYRSSDGMGLLEYLEWCEDLNMEPVLAVFAGYTLNRDYLEAGPFLQPFVNSALDEIEYVTGSLNTKWGKIRAKDGHPKPFKLKYVEIGNEDGFDRSGSYDGRYAQFYKAIKTKYPQLEIIATIGGKDNLGMREKLTLQRPDVVDEHYYRTASEMESDANHYDDYNRNGPKVFVGEWATREGSPTPNFNAALGDAAWMTGMERNSDIVVMSSYAPLFVNVNPGAMQWRSDLIGYNTLRSYGSPSYYAQVMFSNNKGDEVIKTIGENDPTQLQKLSKKELDRGLTAKEIPAVFYDATKDSKTGTIYLKFVNTQSTPEDVKINLNGVKKVEPKGTLIVLKAANKDDTNSIDNPTKIVPVKESIEGISKVFTRTFPANSISVLQIETK; encoded by the coding sequence ATGAAAAAAGGTTTTCTTATTGGAACGATGATTGCCATTGCAGGTAGTACTTTTTGTTACGGACAAAAAACGATGCAAATAACATTAAACCTGAACAAATCTGGAGTAAAAGTTAGTCCCACATTATATGGTCTAATGACAGAAGAAATAAATCATTCTTACGATGGGGGCCTATATGGAGAACTTATCCAGAATAGAATTTTTAAAGATAATGAAAAGCTGCCCAGTGCTTGGTCTAAATTGGAAGAAAATAATGATAATTATTCAATTGGTTTAAATCATCAAAACGCTATTAATAAAGCACTCACCGTTTGCTTAAAAGTGAATGTGAGAAAGGAAGATAAAAATGCAGGGTTCTATAATACTGGATTTTGGGGAATCCCTGTGAAGCCCAGTACCACCTATAAGGGAAGCTTTTTTGCAAAAGCTTCTGGTACGGGTTCTAGCCCTATTAAAGTTTCCATAGAGAGCAATGACGGCAAAACTATTTATGCATCTGCTGCTATAACATTAAATTCTAAGGATTGGAAACAATATACATACACTTTGCAAACAGACGATAATATTAAAGAAACGGCAGATACACGTTTTGTGATACATACACCACAAGCAGGTGATTATTATTTCAATTTGGTTTCTCTCTTTCCGCCTACTTATCACCATACACCTAATGGAAACCGGATAGATATAATGGAAATGTTGAAAGCAATGAATCCTTCTTTTTTACGATTGCCGGGTGGAAATTATTTAGAAGGAGATAAATTTTCAGATAGGTTCAATTGGGAAAAAACGATTGGGGATCTTAGTCAAAGACCCGGGCATATGGCTCCATGGACTTATCGTTCATCCGATGGTATGGGACTTCTGGAATATTTAGAATGGTGCGAGGATTTGAATATGGAACCTGTATTAGCTGTGTTTGCGGGATACACACTTAACAGAGATTATTTGGAAGCAGGACCCTTTTTACAACCCTTTGTGAATAGTGCTTTAGACGAAATAGAATACGTAACTGGAAGTCTAAATACGAAATGGGGAAAAATAAGAGCCAAAGACGGGCATCCGAAACCATTCAAATTAAAATATGTAGAAATTGGTAATGAAGATGGATTTGATAGGTCGGGCAGTTACGACGGGCGTTATGCCCAGTTTTATAAAGCCATAAAAACGAAATATCCGCAGCTAGAAATAATTGCTACAATCGGAGGTAAGGATAATCTTGGAATGCGTGAGAAACTGACTTTGCAACGGCCTGATGTAGTAGATGAACATTATTATAGAACGGCTTCTGAGATGGAAAGCGATGCAAATCATTACGACGATTATAATCGAAATGGCCCAAAAGTTTTTGTAGGAGAATGGGCTACAAGAGAAGGAAGCCCTACGCCAAATTTTAATGCAGCTTTGGGCGATGCTGCCTGGATGACAGGAATGGAGCGCAATTCGGATATAGTTGTGATGTCCAGTTATGCGCCTCTTTTTGTAAACGTAAATCCGGGTGCAATGCAGTGGAGATCGGATCTTATTGGCTACAATACGTTGAGGAGTTATGGCTCGCCTTCCTATTATGCTCAGGTAATGTTTAGTAATAATAAAGGAGATGAAGTAATTAAGACTATCGGCGAAAATGATCCCACTCAATTACAAAAATTATCTAAGAAAGAGCTGGACAGGGGATTAACAGCGAAAGAGATTCCCGCTGTTTTTTATGATGCAACAAAAGATAGCAAGACCGGAACAATTTATCTAAAATTTGTCAATACACAATCCACCCCGGAAGATGTAAAAATAAATTTGAATGGTGTGAAAAAAGTAGAACCAAAAGGAACATTGATTGTGTTAAAAGCGGCAAATAAAGATGATACCAACTCAATAGATAATCCTACTAAAATTGTTCCTGTAAAAGAAAGTATAGAAGGAATTAGTAAGGTGTTTACTAGAACTTTCCCTGCGAATTCAATTTCTGTTTTGCAAATTGAAACGAAGTAA
- a CDS encoding galactocerebrosidase, whose translation MRTHNVICIGSKIWVRIIFCMILCCVNEVNAQSITIDGDAGGKRFDGIGAVSGGGATSVLLKDYPAPQRNQILDLLFKPDFGASLSTLLVEVPGDGNSTQGSEPSHMHFREDENYSRGYEWLLMSEAKKRNPSITIDANGWSCPKWIGNGNFWSQDMCNYYVKWIEGLKNVYGIDLNAIGCRNERGVNLDFVKMLRTTLNKSGLSKVKIHAFDNWNSNKFDWCKTMLTDSVLRASVDVLSAHTMSEIPTPPSVIKLSERLNKPIWNTEEHVYKKGFDCEISLVASFNRNFIISGATKIVNWYLVGSTYGIEPFSNKPPMMIARQPWSGNYHIRKVLWGYAHYGQFTRVGWQYLKGACDTLVGGGSYVTLKSPGNDYSIIAETKNAKKNQTLNFTIKGGLPNSTLCVWRSNIKEQFIRLQNITPVNSHFQITLEPESIYSISTLRGQQKGSFTEIPTSQHFPFPYYDNFESYKNAGNYGYLPHYTADISGVFELAERPDHKGKCLHQVIKAGAQSWAPGWIPYTIIGDSSWGDYEVSADVYPSKRGWAGVMGRVSATGTGYGCKPSGYYCSFSADGICSLFLSHENGKNKMGKLLATTKIPLDSTKKWHQLMLRFSGTTISCLVDGKLVLSTVDSTFAKGMAGLISGSKDMQNNDAYFDNLLINKLNGKTPDITVFSKDIRPIYKNGQ comes from the coding sequence ATGAGAACGCATAATGTTATTTGTATAGGCTCAAAAATTTGGGTAAGGATTATATTTTGTATGATACTTTGTTGCGTTAATGAAGTTAATGCGCAAAGCATTACTATTGATGGAGATGCAGGTGGTAAGCGCTTTGATGGTATTGGAGCCGTAAGCGGGGGCGGCGCCACCTCGGTATTATTAAAAGACTATCCGGCACCGCAACGCAATCAAATTTTAGATCTATTGTTCAAACCAGATTTCGGGGCTTCTCTTTCTACTTTGTTGGTGGAAGTGCCCGGAGATGGTAATTCTACACAAGGCTCCGAACCAAGTCATATGCATTTCAGGGAGGATGAAAACTATAGCAGAGGTTATGAATGGTTGCTAATGAGTGAAGCGAAAAAAAGGAATCCTTCTATAACCATTGATGCAAATGGCTGGAGCTGCCCCAAATGGATTGGCAATGGTAATTTCTGGTCCCAAGACATGTGTAATTATTATGTAAAATGGATAGAAGGGTTGAAAAATGTTTACGGAATCGATTTGAATGCAATAGGATGCCGAAATGAAAGAGGCGTAAATCTCGATTTTGTAAAAATGCTAAGAACTACACTCAATAAAAGCGGACTCTCAAAAGTTAAGATTCATGCATTTGATAATTGGAATAGTAATAAATTTGATTGGTGTAAAACTATGCTGACGGACTCCGTATTAAGGGCTTCTGTAGATGTTTTAAGCGCACATACAATGTCTGAAATACCTACTCCTCCTTCTGTAATAAAATTAAGTGAGCGTTTAAACAAACCTATTTGGAACACAGAAGAGCATGTTTATAAAAAAGGATTTGATTGCGAAATAAGCCTGGTAGCCTCTTTTAATAGAAATTTTATTATAAGCGGTGCTACAAAGATTGTGAACTGGTATTTGGTAGGCTCAACTTATGGCATAGAACCCTTTTCAAACAAACCCCCGATGATGATTGCTCGGCAACCCTGGAGCGGAAATTATCATATCCGAAAGGTACTATGGGGATATGCACATTATGGACAATTCACGCGAGTGGGTTGGCAATATCTAAAAGGAGCCTGCGATACGCTCGTTGGCGGCGGCTCTTATGTTACACTTAAATCTCCTGGAAATGATTATAGCATTATTGCTGAGACAAAAAATGCCAAAAAAAATCAGACCCTCAATTTTACGATAAAGGGAGGCCTGCCTAATAGTACTCTTTGTGTATGGAGAAGTAATATCAAGGAGCAGTTTATAAGATTGCAAAATATTACACCTGTTAATAGTCATTTTCAAATTACATTGGAACCAGAATCGATATATTCTATTTCCACGCTAAGGGGACAGCAAAAAGGTTCCTTTACCGAAATACCTACATCGCAACATTTCCCTTTTCCTTATTATGACAATTTTGAGTCTTATAAGAATGCAGGGAATTATGGATATCTCCCACATTATACAGCAGATATTTCAGGTGTGTTTGAGCTTGCAGAACGCCCAGATCATAAGGGAAAATGCTTACATCAAGTGATTAAAGCGGGTGCTCAAAGTTGGGCACCCGGCTGGATACCATATACCATTATTGGTGACAGCAGTTGGGGAGATTATGAAGTAAGCGCCGATGTGTATCCTAGCAAAAGAGGATGGGCGGGTGTTATGGGGCGTGTGTCTGCTACCGGTACGGGCTATGGCTGCAAACCAAGCGGCTATTATTGTAGTTTTTCGGCAGATGGAATTTGTAGTCTGTTCCTTTCTCATGAGAATGGTAAAAATAAAATGGGAAAGCTTTTGGCAACGACAAAAATACCTCTTGATTCTACAAAGAAATGGCATCAACTGATGCTCCGTTTTTCTGGTACAACTATAAGTTGTTTAGTGGATGGAAAGTTGGTACTAAGTACAGTTGATTCAACTTTTGCTAAGGGCATGGCAGGGTTAATTTCAGGTAGTAAGGATATGCAAAACAACGATGCCTACTTCGATAATCTTTTGATAAATAAACTGAATGGGAAAACACCGGATATAACCGTTTTTTCAAAAGACATTAGACCCATATATAAAAATGGTCAATAG
- a CDS encoding SGNH/GDSL hydrolase family protein, giving the protein MKQNNRRSFLKNMSILGVAASLPKFKIAEEKAHHVKWPLGTKVLFQGDSITDGGRGRNLDWNHVLGQDYAYLIASRLWYNNIEKQLQFFNRGISGNRVTDLLNRWQKDTLAIKPDILNILIGVNDSLAAINGDKSFTVESYERDYRHLLKITKEVIPETKIVICEPFILPVAKVKEHWQDWQGEVKPRQEVAKKLAKEFGAVFIPFQEHFDQALQKAPADYWIWDGVHPMPAGHEMMSRIWIDTIK; this is encoded by the coding sequence ATGAAACAGAACAATCGCCGTAGTTTTCTCAAGAATATGTCCATTTTAGGTGTTGCGGCAAGTTTGCCGAAGTTCAAAATTGCAGAAGAAAAGGCTCACCATGTAAAATGGCCTTTAGGTACCAAAGTTTTGTTTCAAGGAGACTCTATAACAGACGGGGGCAGAGGCAGGAATTTAGATTGGAACCATGTGTTAGGGCAAGATTATGCATATTTAATTGCAAGCAGATTGTGGTACAATAATATTGAAAAGCAATTGCAGTTTTTCAATCGGGGTATTAGCGGCAATAGAGTAACCGATTTATTAAATAGATGGCAGAAAGATACCTTGGCAATAAAGCCTGACATACTGAATATCTTAATTGGCGTCAATGATTCGCTTGCGGCTATCAATGGGGATAAAAGCTTTACAGTGGAGAGTTATGAAAGAGATTACAGACACCTACTCAAGATTACTAAAGAGGTAATTCCCGAAACGAAGATAGTTATTTGTGAGCCCTTTATATTGCCTGTAGCAAAAGTAAAAGAGCATTGGCAGGACTGGCAAGGAGAAGTAAAGCCTCGTCAGGAAGTTGCCAAAAAGCTAGCGAAAGAGTTTGGTGCGGTGTTTATCCCCTTTCAGGAACATTTTGACCAGGCTTTACAAAAAGCACCGGCAGATTATTGGATCTGGGATGGTGTTCATCCGATGCCCGCAGGACATGAAATGATGTCCAGGATTTGGATCGATACAATTAAATAA